A stretch of the Mesotoga sp. UBA6090 genome encodes the following:
- a CDS encoding transposase, which produces MEHNERLIERRSIRLKEYDYSRTGAYFLTICTYRRQCLLGTMVDGRVILSSIGKIVVEEWLRSAEVRKEIELDAFVIMPNHLHAIVAIHRGERQIVSECLEAERRAMKAKTIGSFVSRFKAAATVRANELHGTPGKSIWQRNYYEHVIRSEKEQNRIREYIVNNPLRWQIDRENPDRKTNQVRSTIEEDDLYPWED; this is translated from the coding sequence TTGGAACACAATGAGAGACTTATAGAAAGGCGGTCAATTAGACTGAAGGAGTATGATTATTCTCGAACCGGAGCATATTTCTTGACAATATGTACGTATCGTAGGCAGTGTTTGTTGGGAACTATGGTTGATGGCAGAGTAATCTTGAGTAGCATTGGCAAAATCGTTGTTGAAGAGTGGCTAAGATCTGCAGAAGTCAGAAAGGAAATCGAACTAGATGCGTTTGTGATAATGCCAAATCACCTGCACGCAATTGTAGCGATACATAGAGGCGAAAGGCAGATTGTCAGTGAATGTTTGGAAGCAGAAAGAAGGGCTATGAAAGCAAAGACGATTGGTTCTTTCGTATCGCGTTTCAAAGCAGCTGCAACGGTTCGAGCGAACGAACTGCACGGCACGCCCGGGAAATCTATTTGGCAACGAAATTACTATGAACATGTCATCCGCAGTGAGAAAGAACAGAATCGAATTCGTGAGTACATTGTGAATAACCCCTTGAGATGGCAGATAGATAGAGAGAATCCCGACAGAAAGACAAATCAGGTTCGTTCAACTATTGAAGAGGACGATCTCTATCCTTGGGAAGATTGA
- a CDS encoding ABC transporter ATP-binding protein, which produces MLDEAIEVKNLRKNYGDFEAVKGIDLFLVPGKVNALLGPNGAGKTTTLKSILGLVHYSGEITILGEKIDVTRERISFVPEDKSFYDSLTPEKAIKMCSLLMSNFSADKAAKLMKEFDLPMNKKISAFSHGMKTSTYLAIAMSQDADIFIFDEPTWGLDPLRRDEVLEMIKNLSLNGKTVLYTSHIIPEVEKIADVFSIMYKGEILYTGELKGLGSRFSLFNLPPETAIDSKAFSAVVREGKATKVLTDDSEKIRELRKIDGSKEEVVDLESFFGTLVRGNKHVL; this is translated from the coding sequence ATGTTAGACGAAGCGATCGAAGTAAAAAACCTTAGAAAGAACTACGGAGATTTCGAGGCTGTAAAAGGGATAGACCTTTTCCTTGTACCCGGAAAGGTCAACGCTCTTCTGGGACCAAACGGCGCCGGAAAGACTACAACTCTAAAATCAATACTTGGTCTTGTTCATTATTCAGGAGAGATAACGATCCTTGGAGAGAAAATCGATGTCACCCGGGAGAGAATCTCATTCGTTCCCGAAGACAAAAGCTTCTATGACAGCCTGACTCCGGAGAAGGCAATCAAGATGTGCTCTCTGCTGATGAGCAACTTCTCTGCAGATAAGGCCGCAAAGCTCATGAAAGAGTTTGATCTTCCAATGAATAAAAAGATATCTGCCTTTTCCCACGGAATGAAGACATCCACTTATCTTGCAATAGCAATGTCTCAGGACGCTGACATCTTCATCTTTGACGAACCCACGTGGGGTCTTGATCCACTCCGGAGAGACGAAGTTCTTGAGATGATAAAGAACCTATCCCTGAATGGAAAGACAGTACTTTACACCTCTCACATCATTCCCGAGGTAGAGAAGATCGCCGATGTTTTCTCTATCATGTACAAAGGAGAAATACTGTATACCGGAGAACTGAAGGGATTGGGTTCAAGATTCTCTCTCTTCAATCTTCCCCCTGAAACAGCTATTGACAGCAAAGCTTTTTCGGCCGTCGTAAGAGAAGGCAAGGCGACAAAGGTCTTGACTGACGACTCGGAGAAAATCAGAGAATTGAGAAAGATAGACGGATCAAAGGAAGAAGTGGTAGATCTTGAATCCTTCTTTGGAACTCTGGTAAGGGGGAATAAGCATGTTCTATAA
- a CDS encoding ABC transporter permease subunit, producing MFYKEIREMKLRVIIMFVVLLVSLVSTIALRPYAAQMMEEMTAQLEEMPDFLKNLMGDVSGLTRLNDDNYYLLSQWHGKNYGQFLPFVVLLITFPIFAKEFDKKTIYFLLSRKNRNEVFRTKYLAGLGAVLIITAVLSLLGPVAMNLAGYSMAFADTLKVLLQQLVGVTFFYSLFTMISIMSRDQVKPVVAGIVIVLGLPILGMIDALSWLNPYPFILGSSVAQKGTIDWIYLVSLLAATVVLTVIDYKVFEKKEV from the coding sequence ATGTTCTATAAGGAAATCCGTGAAATGAAATTGAGAGTAATAATCATGTTCGTCGTTTTGCTAGTCTCATTGGTATCAACTATAGCTCTTAGACCTTATGCAGCGCAGATGATGGAAGAGATGACCGCTCAACTCGAAGAGATGCCTGATTTTCTTAAGAATCTTATGGGAGACGTTTCAGGTCTCACGAGACTCAACGACGACAACTACTATCTGTTGAGTCAGTGGCACGGAAAGAATTACGGGCAGTTCCTTCCCTTCGTCGTTCTGCTGATCACCTTCCCCATATTTGCAAAGGAATTCGATAAGAAGACGATATACTTCTTGCTTTCAAGAAAGAACAGGAACGAAGTCTTCAGGACGAAGTATCTTGCGGGACTCGGAGCCGTACTGATAATAACCGCAGTCTTGTCCTTGCTTGGTCCAGTAGCAATGAATCTCGCCGGTTACAGCATGGCGTTTGCCGATACACTGAAAGTGCTGCTCCAGCAGCTGGTCGGAGTCACATTCTTCTACTCTCTCTTTACGATGATTTCTATAATGAGTAGAGATCAGGTCAAACCGGTCGTCGCCGGAATAGTAATAGTTCTAGGATTGCCCATACTTGGAATGATTGATGCACTCTCCTGGCTGAATCCATATCCTTTTATACTGGGATCGAGTGTGGCGCAGAAAGGAACTATTGACTGGATCTATCTGGTCTCATTGCTTGCAGCGACGGTAGTGCTAACAGTAATTGATTACAAGGTCTTTGAAAAGAAAGAAGTTTAA
- a CDS encoding DUF2442 domain-containing protein: protein MNIEVKSIKHCKPYEFILEFNNGEERAIDLEGILDKGRFAELRDPKIFCSARIAFDTIEWCNGLDICPEYLFEHSKPAPNIPD from the coding sequence ATGAACATTGAAGTGAAGTCCATAAAGCATTGCAAGCCATATGAATTCATTCTCGAATTTAACAATGGGGAAGAAAGAGCAATAGATCTTGAAGGAATCCTTGACAAGGGCAGATTCGCGGAACTGAGAGATCCAAAGATCTTCTGCTCGGCCAGAATAGCTTTCGATACAATAGAATGGTGTAATGGGCTGGACATCTGCCCAGAATACCTTTTTGAGCATTCAAAACCCGCACCAAATATTCCAGACTAA
- a CDS encoding HEPN domain-containing protein, translating to MPDRSLDWLRQAKRDLEHARESVVNGKHEWACFAAQQAAEKAVKALHLSLGQEAWGHMVSRLIQDLPEGIDLPEELLDKAKILDNSYIPARYPNGHPRVLSKERGYRMRVEGVASGHP from the coding sequence ATGCCTGACAGATCACTGGATTGGTTACGTCAAGCAAAAAGGGACCTTGAACATGCGCGAGAGTCTGTTGTTAATGGCAAACACGAATGGGCATGCTTTGCGGCACAGCAAGCAGCTGAAAAGGCAGTAAAGGCTCTCCATCTTTCTTTGGGACAGGAAGCGTGGGGACACATGGTAAGCAGACTTATTCAAGACCTCCCTGAGGGAATTGACTTGCCCGAAGAGTTATTGGATAAGGCGAAAATTCTTGACAATTCATACATACCTGCGAGATATCCAAATGGTCATCCTCGTGTATTGTCAAAAGAGAGAGGGTATAGAATGAGGGTAGAGGGAGTAGCCAGTGGTCATCCTTAG
- a CDS encoding nucleotidyltransferase family protein, giving the protein MPVRLLNSSVMKWPSKEAVVESLAKWSEALKRDSNILSIGYFGSYARGDNGVGSDLDVIIIMEDSKVPFGKRGIEWDLAMLPVPVDLLIYTLDEWNELNKELSYFIKRLREEVKWIFMKDDSLNL; this is encoded by the coding sequence ATGCCGGTGAGATTGTTGAATTCGTCAGTAATGAAATGGCCAAGCAAAGAGGCTGTAGTTGAATCACTTGCTAAGTGGTCGGAAGCATTGAAGCGGGATTCCAACATTCTCAGCATCGGTTACTTTGGTTCCTACGCTCGGGGCGATAATGGAGTGGGAAGCGATCTTGATGTGATTATCATAATGGAAGACTCCAAAGTCCCTTTCGGGAAGCGAGGAATAGAATGGGATTTGGCGATGTTACCGGTTCCGGTCGATCTTCTGATCTACACTCTAGACGAGTGGAATGAACTAAACAAAGAACTGTCTTACTTCATTAAAAGATTGAGAGAAGAAGTTAAGTGGATCTTCATGAAAGATGACTCATTGAACCTGTAG
- a CDS encoding IS110 family transposase, with protein MLYVGVDISSESFDVCFYLPEKKKMKSMKYKQDREGFREFLKKLNTYKDEKQVGMEATGSYHSNLYGFLRSKGIDVQLLDPYTLSKFMKAMSRSKTDKKDAKSIAVAMYRIFDLLSVSQVPEEEMSAFRDLVRMRSTVVANCSDLQRKLKSKLKIHMPELLKTFRSVSSPVLLHLLSVYPSREEILANEEDAVKLLSSHRNWSEKKAREVIDSLKDSIGKPDTFGTYSTITSTFIAEIKLLKDHVEALNEEIKRFLRKFPDNPLRTIPGIAEVTEAEIVSEVGDIDRFSSGKAFVSYIGLDPVIKQSGNMTRGLSISKKGNKHLRKTFYQLAKNLITNTEKYRNKYEKMKERGVKKKVALTATARAAAEMVYQLLKNNVPFDLSLS; from the coding sequence ATGTTATATGTAGGAGTCGACATATCCAGTGAAAGTTTTGACGTTTGTTTCTATTTACCAGAGAAGAAGAAAATGAAAAGCATGAAGTACAAACAGGACAGGGAAGGTTTTAGGGAATTTCTAAAGAAGCTAAATACTTACAAGGACGAGAAACAAGTCGGAATGGAAGCTACGGGTTCGTATCACAGCAACTTGTACGGATTTCTTAGGAGCAAAGGGATAGACGTACAGCTTCTCGATCCGTATACCCTTAGCAAATTCATGAAGGCTATGAGCAGGTCAAAGACAGACAAGAAAGATGCAAAAAGCATAGCAGTTGCAATGTACAGGATATTCGATCTGCTGAGCGTTTCTCAAGTACCAGAGGAAGAGATGTCAGCATTCAGGGATTTAGTTAGGATGAGAAGCACTGTAGTAGCAAACTGTTCTGATCTTCAAAGAAAACTGAAGAGCAAATTGAAGATTCATATGCCTGAGCTTCTTAAGACCTTCAGATCCGTTAGTTCACCTGTGCTGTTGCATCTGTTGAGTGTATATCCATCCAGAGAAGAGATACTTGCCAACGAGGAAGATGCAGTCAAATTGCTCAGCTCTCACAGAAACTGGAGTGAAAAGAAAGCGAGAGAGGTTATCGATTCACTCAAAGACTCAATAGGCAAGCCAGATACCTTTGGAACCTACTCAACGATTACCAGCACATTCATAGCTGAAATTAAGCTTCTCAAAGACCACGTGGAAGCCCTGAATGAGGAAATAAAGAGGTTTCTCCGGAAGTTCCCTGACAATCCCCTAAGAACCATACCAGGTATTGCTGAAGTCACAGAAGCCGAAATCGTATCTGAAGTAGGCGACATAGACAGATTCTCTTCTGGGAAAGCCTTTGTATCGTACATAGGCCTTGATCCTGTTATTAAGCAGAGTGGTAACATGACTCGTGGCCTTTCAATTTCTAAGAAGGGTAACAAACATCTACGAAAAACCTTCTACCAGTTAGCTAAAAACCTGATCACAAACACTGAAAAGTACAGGAACAAATACGAGAAGATGAAAGAGAGGGGGGTGAAAAAGAAGGTGGCCCTAACAGCAACTGCAAGAGCTGCAGCTGAAATGGTCTACCAACTTTTGAAAAACAACGTTCCATTTGACCTTTCACTCTCATAA
- a CDS encoding GntR family transcriptional regulator, protein MWFDIDIRSPLPIYDQIKRGVKEEILKERLKEGDPLPSIREMASQIRVNPNTVARAYRELEMEGLIMARQGLGYIVVSDKDQVRDSVFESLFTELREPILRLKKSGISLERLLEVIEKIWKEMN, encoded by the coding sequence GTGTGGTTTGACATTGATATAAGATCCCCATTACCGATCTACGATCAAATCAAGAGGGGGGTGAAGGAGGAGATCCTCAAGGAGAGACTTAAGGAAGGAGATCCTCTTCCCTCAATCCGTGAAATGGCCTCTCAAATCAGGGTTAATCCTAACACTGTTGCCAGAGCCTACAGAGAACTCGAGATGGAAGGCCTGATTATGGCAAGACAGGGATTGGGGTATATAGTAGTCAGTGACAAAGATCAGGTAAGAGACTCCGTCTTTGAAAGTCTATTTACTGAGCTTAGGGAGCCCATCCTGCGTTTGAAGAAGTCGGGAATTTCTCTGGAAAGGCTCCTGGAGGTGATTGAGAAGATATGGAAAGAAATGAATTGA